One segment of Bradyrhizobium sp. CB2312 DNA contains the following:
- a CDS encoding response regulator, producing MNDAVRVLVVEDEALIVGFVEDALSDGGFEACSVHSGEEAMSTFRYGREGCRVLLTDVNLGDGISGWELAQQIREITPGFPVVYMTSASAPDWQSQGVEGSVLIQKPFAPAQLTAAVSQLLESGASPA from the coding sequence GTGAATGATGCCGTTCGTGTTCTGGTCGTAGAGGACGAAGCTCTCATCGTCGGCTTCGTCGAGGACGCCTTGTCCGACGGCGGTTTCGAGGCCTGCTCGGTCCATTCGGGGGAGGAGGCCATGTCCACGTTTCGCTATGGCCGCGAGGGATGTCGGGTCCTGCTGACCGACGTCAACCTGGGTGACGGCATCAGCGGCTGGGAGCTGGCGCAGCAGATCAGGGAAATCACGCCTGGCTTTCCGGTGGTCTACATGACGAGCGCCAGCGCGCCTGACTGGCAATCGCAGGGCGTCGAAGGCAGCGTCCTGATCCAGAAGCCCTTTGCGCCGGCACAATTGACTGCCGCCGTCTCGCAGCTACTCGAGAGCGGGGCCTCACCGGCTTGA
- a CDS encoding protein-L-isoaspartate(D-aspartate) O-methyltransferase: protein MRAVKESKRSKRSRFLRDAMVDVQIAGRGIRSRRVLLAMRQVPREIFLDWRFAEAAYEDSAVPIPKGQTISQPYIVARMLEAAAIAKSDRVLEIGAGSGYLAALAAKLGREVCALERHEALVQRARLPLRHLGCRNVDLRQGDGTAGWPDGGEFDVILVSAAGAQAPAALKFQLAPSGRLLIPLGDPDGVQWLTKMTRGPDGSFVEERIEEVRFVPLISG, encoded by the coding sequence GTGCGCGCGGTCAAGGAGAGCAAACGATCCAAGAGGTCCCGCTTCCTCCGCGACGCGATGGTCGACGTGCAGATTGCCGGCCGCGGCATTCGGAGCAGGCGGGTCCTGCTGGCGATGCGGCAGGTCCCCCGCGAGATCTTCCTCGATTGGCGGTTCGCGGAAGCCGCGTATGAAGACAGCGCCGTGCCGATCCCGAAGGGGCAGACCATCTCTCAGCCCTACATCGTCGCCAGGATGCTCGAGGCCGCCGCGATCGCCAAGTCGGACCGAGTGCTGGAGATCGGCGCGGGTTCGGGTTATCTGGCGGCGCTCGCCGCCAAGCTCGGGCGGGAGGTTTGCGCGCTCGAGCGCCATGAAGCATTGGTGCAGCGCGCCCGATTGCCCCTTCGGCATCTCGGATGCCGCAACGTGGACCTGCGTCAGGGCGACGGGACCGCAGGATGGCCGGATGGCGGCGAGTTCGACGTCATCCTGGTGTCGGCCGCCGGCGCGCAAGCGCCTGCGGCTCTCAAGTTTCAACTGGCTCCGTCGGGACGACTTCTCATCCCGCTTGGCGATCCTGACGGTGTGCAGTGGCTGACGAAGATGACACGCGGACCGGACGGTAGTTTCGTCGAGGAAAGGATAGAGGAGGTGCGCTTCGTTCCTCTGATCTCCGGCTGA
- a CDS encoding CsbD family protein yields MDREHVKGAADKAKGAIKEGAGKLTGDKDMETEGKIDKAKGSAHNAAGDVKDAARDAADALKK; encoded by the coding sequence ATGGATCGCGAACATGTGAAGGGTGCCGCCGACAAGGCAAAAGGCGCCATTAAAGAAGGTGCCGGCAAGCTCACTGGCGACAAGGACATGGAAACCGAAGGCAAGATCGATAAGGCCAAGGGATCCGCCCACAATGCCGCGGGGGACGTAAAAGATGCGGCGCGGGACGCCGCTGACGCCCTCAAGAAATAA
- a CDS encoding LysR family transcriptional regulator, which produces MEWHDRIGRRLRLKDLHTLQTVAEVGSMAKASLRLGLSQPAISKAITDMEHAVGAALLERTSRGVELTECGRLLVDRTRVVFDEIKLGVTDIVQRSDPAQGLVAIGTTEPVTAIVTEIIGHLVRRYPGIKYHITIGDRDALEHALRQRMLDLAITRWAPLPVADDLSAEVLFRSSLAVMAERRHPLLRSRKKLKLAELMQEQWTLSPPDSFLGRTGVELFRRHNLPLPPTTVTTISIYMRLNLLASSRFITLLPMQILRMRSSSAWLRALNVDLGDTSAPIASITLKGRRAGAAVRLFQEASREVCKALVGVS; this is translated from the coding sequence ATGGAGTGGCATGATCGCATCGGTCGCCGGCTGCGGCTCAAGGATCTCCACACGCTCCAGACGGTCGCAGAGGTCGGCAGCATGGCCAAGGCGTCTCTCCGTCTTGGATTGTCGCAGCCGGCGATCTCCAAGGCTATCACCGACATGGAGCACGCCGTCGGGGCAGCGCTGCTGGAGCGCACCTCGCGTGGAGTTGAACTCACCGAGTGCGGCCGCCTTCTCGTCGATCGCACGCGCGTCGTTTTCGACGAAATAAAGCTGGGTGTTACCGACATTGTGCAAAGATCAGATCCGGCGCAAGGGCTCGTTGCGATCGGCACAACCGAGCCGGTCACCGCGATCGTTACAGAAATCATCGGACATCTCGTTCGCAGATATCCGGGCATCAAATATCATATCACGATAGGTGATCGGGATGCGCTGGAGCACGCTCTACGTCAGAGAATGCTTGATCTGGCCATAACGCGCTGGGCTCCGTTGCCGGTCGCGGATGATTTGTCCGCGGAGGTGCTGTTCAGATCCTCCCTTGCGGTGATGGCGGAGCGACGGCATCCGCTCCTGCGATCGAGGAAGAAGTTGAAGCTCGCAGAACTTATGCAAGAACAATGGACGCTCTCGCCGCCCGATTCTTTTCTGGGTCGTACCGGCGTCGAGCTTTTTCGGCGACATAACCTGCCGCTTCCGCCAACGACCGTCACCACGATTTCAATCTACATGCGGTTGAATCTGTTGGCGAGCAGCCGGTTCATAACCCTGTTGCCCATGCAGATACTCAGAATGCGATCGAGTAGCGCATGGCTGCGCGCGCTGAACGTCGATCTTGGCGATACTTCGGCCCCGATAGCCTCGATAACCCTGAAGGGACGACGGGCCGGAGCTGCTGTCAGGTTATTCCAAGAGGCCAGCCGGGAGGTCTGTAAGGCGCTGGTTGGAGTGAGCTGA
- a CDS encoding tripartite tricarboxylate transporter substrate-binding protein: MQLCSRRAILGALSAMALPLPVVAADQPLKIVFPFAPGGSGDSIARVFAEQLHTRLGKVAIVENLVGAGGRIGAQAVKNAAPGEETVLFASASQFTLQPHLFRSLGYDAERDFVPLSQVMTVDLAVAVSAKLPIHSVHELIDWMMVNPEQAMYGSPGAGTAPHFICGEFGRITGLNLRHTPYRGTPAALPDVLAGRVPMYMAFVSELLEQHRDGGIRIIATAAGARSSFLPQTATLKESGIDIHASGWFAFYAPAHCSRQFVERLGKEIIAIGSDPEMRAKIHAMGCEPTGTTSDELRRIQRADLDRWGPIVRASGFPIED; this comes from the coding sequence ATGCAGCTTTGCTCACGTCGCGCCATCTTGGGCGCACTTTCAGCTATGGCTCTTCCGCTACCCGTTGTTGCCGCCGACCAGCCGCTGAAGATCGTGTTCCCATTCGCGCCCGGCGGTTCGGGAGATTCGATCGCCCGGGTGTTTGCCGAGCAGCTTCATACCAGGCTCGGAAAGGTGGCGATCGTGGAGAACCTTGTTGGCGCCGGCGGGCGCATCGGCGCTCAGGCGGTCAAGAATGCCGCGCCAGGCGAGGAGACGGTGCTGTTTGCTTCCGCCTCGCAATTCACACTTCAGCCGCATCTCTTCAGGAGCCTGGGATACGATGCAGAGCGCGACTTTGTGCCCCTTTCGCAGGTGATGACGGTCGATCTGGCTGTGGCAGTTAGCGCGAAGCTGCCCATCCATTCGGTGCATGAACTCATCGACTGGATGATGGTCAATCCCGAACAGGCCATGTACGGCTCGCCGGGAGCAGGTACAGCACCTCATTTCATCTGCGGCGAGTTTGGCCGGATCACAGGTCTGAACCTGCGCCACACGCCCTATAGAGGTACGCCTGCTGCCCTCCCGGATGTGCTGGCTGGCCGGGTCCCGATGTATATGGCGTTTGTTTCCGAACTCCTGGAGCAACACAGGGATGGTGGCATACGCATCATCGCCACCGCAGCCGGCGCGCGATCTTCCTTCCTGCCCCAAACCGCGACCCTCAAGGAGAGTGGGATCGATATCCACGCGTCCGGATGGTTCGCATTCTATGCGCCTGCCCACTGCTCCCGTCAGTTCGTTGAGCGCCTGGGAAAGGAGATCATTGCAATCGGAAGCGATCCCGAAATGCGCGCAAAGATTCATGCCATGGGCTGCGAGCCGACAGGAACAACGTCGGACGAGCTCCGACGGATCCAGCGCGCCGACTTAGATCGCTGGGGGCCGATCGTGAGGGCGTCAGGATTCCCGATCGAAGATTAG
- a CDS encoding methyltransferase — protein sequence MTTNPPEQLLDLVQSHRVTAVIYVAARLGLAELLRDGPRTAEELASLTRADRDALARLLVALSTVGICSRVGEGRYLLTELGAGLDGAAERSFKNWVIFEGSMLVRRWDGLLDSIMSGKTAAQLQDVDDNFDLMARTPEHVRIFNEAMTDLTRLVTHHLLQAYDFGTISHLMDVGGGSGELMGAVAREYSNIKGTVFDLPRCANAANQHFGSLGLSDRLTFVAGNFFHAVPTVADAIILKSIVHDWDDERSCIILGNCRKALPRKGKLLLVERAMPESPGTDDASRSCAMSDLNMLRGPGGRERTEREYYRLLTETGFRPTAAHRADRFNLIEAQPC from the coding sequence ATGACCACCAATCCCCCCGAACAGCTGTTGGACCTTGTTCAATCGCACCGTGTGACGGCTGTGATCTATGTTGCCGCCAGGCTGGGCCTTGCCGAATTGCTGCGCGACGGACCGCGAACGGCCGAAGAACTCGCGAGCCTCACCCGAGCGGACCGGGACGCACTTGCCCGCTTGCTCGTCGCTCTCTCGACCGTCGGCATTTGCTCTCGCGTCGGCGAAGGCCGCTACTTGCTGACCGAATTGGGGGCGGGACTCGACGGTGCTGCTGAACGATCGTTCAAGAACTGGGTCATCTTTGAAGGCTCCATGCTGGTCAGGAGGTGGGATGGTCTTCTCGATTCGATCATGTCGGGGAAGACGGCTGCCCAACTCCAGGACGTCGACGACAATTTCGATCTGATGGCGCGCACACCGGAGCATGTGCGGATATTCAATGAAGCGATGACAGACCTGACACGGCTGGTCACGCACCATCTACTGCAGGCATACGATTTTGGCACGATCTCGCATTTGATGGATGTCGGAGGCGGCTCTGGCGAACTCATGGGCGCCGTGGCGAGAGAATATTCGAATATCAAAGGAACGGTTTTCGATTTACCGAGGTGCGCTAACGCCGCCAACCAGCACTTCGGCAGCCTGGGACTCTCCGATCGCCTAACCTTTGTCGCAGGCAATTTCTTTCACGCGGTGCCTACAGTGGCCGATGCGATCATCTTGAAAAGCATTGTTCACGACTGGGATGATGAGCGGAGCTGCATCATTTTGGGAAACTGCCGCAAAGCGCTCCCCCGAAAAGGCAAACTGCTATTAGTCGAACGTGCGATGCCGGAATCGCCTGGTACCGATGACGCGAGCAGGTCGTGCGCCATGAGCGATTTGAACATGCTGCGCGGTCCAGGTGGACGGGAGCGGACCGAAAGAGAATATTATCGGCTCCTGACCGAGACTGGCTTCCGTCCTACGGCTGCTCACCGCGCCGACCGCTTTAATCTGATCGAGGCGCAGCCTTGTTGA
- a CDS encoding lipocalin-like domain-containing protein, with translation MKHRRVLGSCIAAALGLSLHMTSAFGQQPSLREGLVGTWMVLSWEQKKNDGTTLRQFGANPRGMAIFDADGHYIITVMRSDRAKYASNALWRGTAEENEATANGTQTYFGTYSVNDADRSIAIHVEGSSFPNWNDSDQKRFVEITGDQLTLTIRPPSGESVAVIWKRAK, from the coding sequence ATGAAGCACCGTAGAGTTCTCGGTTCGTGCATTGCTGCGGCCTTGGGGCTGTCTCTGCATATGACTAGTGCCTTTGGTCAGCAGCCATCGCTGAGGGAAGGGCTCGTTGGAACATGGATGGTTCTCTCCTGGGAACAGAAGAAAAACGACGGCACCACCTTGCGGCAGTTCGGAGCAAACCCAAGGGGCATGGCCATTTTTGACGCGGATGGGCACTACATCATTACGGTCATGCGCTCAGACCGGGCCAAGTACGCAAGCAATGCGCTCTGGCGAGGCACCGCGGAAGAAAACGAAGCAACAGCGAACGGGACCCAGACCTACTTCGGGACTTATTCGGTGAATGACGCAGACCGCAGTATCGCAATTCATGTTGAGGGTAGTTCATTTCCGAATTGGAATGATTCAGATCAGAAGCGCTTCGTTGAGATCACGGGAGATCAGCTTACGCTAACTATTCGTCCTCCGAGCGGGGAGAGCGTCGCTGTGATTTGGAAGCGAGCAAAATGA
- the guaA gene encoding glutamine-hydrolyzing GMP synthase — protein MTAAQNDRSASTPSVASAHDKILIVDFGSQVTQLIARRVREDGVYCEIVPFNKADAAFKEMKPKAVILSGGPESVHEAGSPRAPQAIFDSGVPVMGICYGQMTMAAQLGGEVEGGHHREFGRADVEVKAESKLFADIWSSGSKNQVWMSHGDRITKMPPGFSVAGTSPNAPFAIIQDEKRKYYGLMFHPEVVHTPDGAKLIRNFVRKIAGLTGDWTMRAFREEEIAKIRQQVGKGKVICGLSGGVDSAVAAVLIHEAIGDQLTCVFVDHGLLRLDEAKTVVDLFRHHYNIPLVHVDASKQFLGELEGVTDPEVKRKTIGRLFIEVFEQEAKKIGGADFLAQGTLYPDVIESVSFTGGPSVTIKSHHNVGGLPERMNMKLVEPLRELFKDEVRKLGRELGLPEIFVGRHPFPGPGLAIRCPGDITRDKLDILRKADAVYIDQIRKHGLYDEIWQAFAVLLPVKTVGVMGDGRTYDYVVGLRAVTSTDGMTADFYQFDMKFLGETATRIINEVKGVNRVVYDVTSKPPGTIEWE, from the coding sequence ATGACAGCAGCACAGAACGACCGCTCCGCGTCGACGCCCTCCGTGGCCTCGGCGCATGACAAGATTCTCATCGTCGACTTCGGCAGCCAGGTGACGCAGCTGATCGCGCGTCGCGTGCGCGAGGACGGCGTCTATTGCGAGATCGTCCCGTTCAACAAGGCTGACGCGGCCTTCAAGGAGATGAAGCCCAAGGCGGTGATTCTCTCCGGCGGCCCGGAGTCGGTGCACGAGGCCGGCTCGCCCCGCGCCCCGCAGGCGATCTTCGATTCCGGCGTGCCCGTGATGGGCATCTGCTACGGCCAGATGACCATGGCGGCCCAACTCGGCGGCGAGGTCGAGGGCGGCCATCACCGCGAATTCGGCCGCGCCGATGTCGAGGTGAAGGCTGAGAGCAAGCTGTTCGCGGACATCTGGTCGTCAGGCAGCAAGAACCAGGTCTGGATGAGCCATGGCGACCGCATCACCAAGATGCCGCCGGGCTTCTCCGTCGCCGGCACCTCGCCGAACGCGCCCTTCGCGATCATCCAGGACGAGAAGCGCAAGTACTACGGCCTGATGTTCCACCCCGAAGTGGTGCACACGCCCGACGGCGCCAAGCTGATCCGCAATTTCGTCCGCAAGATCGCCGGCCTCACCGGCGACTGGACCATGCGCGCCTTCCGTGAGGAGGAGATCGCAAAAATCCGCCAGCAGGTCGGCAAGGGCAAGGTGATCTGCGGCCTCTCCGGCGGCGTCGATTCCGCGGTCGCAGCCGTGCTGATCCACGAAGCCATCGGCGACCAGCTCACCTGCGTGTTCGTCGATCACGGCCTGCTCCGCCTCGACGAAGCCAAGACGGTCGTCGACCTGTTCCGCCACCACTACAACATCCCGCTCGTGCACGTGGATGCGTCAAAACAGTTCTTGGGCGAACTCGAAGGCGTCACCGATCCCGAAGTGAAGCGCAAGACCATCGGCCGCCTCTTCATCGAGGTGTTCGAGCAGGAAGCCAAGAAGATCGGCGGCGCCGACTTCCTGGCGCAAGGCACGCTCTACCCCGACGTGATCGAGAGCGTCTCCTTCACCGGCGGCCCTTCGGTGACGATCAAGTCGCACCACAATGTCGGCGGACTTCCTGAGCGCATGAACATGAAGCTCGTCGAGCCCTTGCGCGAGCTGTTCAAGGACGAGGTGCGCAAGCTCGGTCGCGAATTGGGCCTGCCCGAAATCTTCGTCGGCCGCCACCCGTTCCCGGGCCCGGGCCTCGCCATCCGCTGCCCCGGCGACATCACCAGGGATAAGCTCGACATCCTGCGCAAGGCCGATGCCGTCTACATCGACCAGATCCGCAAGCACGGCCTCTACGACGAGATCTGGCAGGCCTTTGCCGTGCTGCTCCCGGTGAAGACCGTCGGCGTCATGGGCGACGGCCGCACTTACGATTATGTGGTTGGCCTGCGCGCCGTCACCTCCACCGACGGCATGACCGCGGACTTCTACCAGTTCGACATGAAGTTCCTGGGCGAGACCGCCACGCGCATCATCAACGAGGTGAAGGGCGTGAACCGGGTGGTGTATGATGTGACCAGCAAACCGCCCGGGACGATTGAGTGGGAGTAG
- a CDS encoding nuclear transport factor 2 family protein, with protein sequence MSQHHQPSTLAALGRTWVEAWNARDLERVLTLYDEAAVMTSDRISAMGIDASGTVRGKESLRAYWGKALALLPELHFSLIDVFVSPDSMVVFYENERGKRICEYLRVNDAGLIVQGSANHLAH encoded by the coding sequence ATGTCACAACATCATCAGCCATCGACGCTAGCCGCGCTCGGCCGGACCTGGGTCGAGGCCTGGAACGCGCGTGACCTCGAGCGGGTGCTCACGCTCTATGACGAGGCGGCCGTGATGACCTCGGACCGCATTTCGGCGATGGGGATCGACGCCAGCGGCACCGTGCGGGGCAAGGAAAGCCTGCGGGCCTATTGGGGCAAGGCGCTCGCCCTGCTGCCGGAGCTGCATTTCTCGCTGATCGATGTGTTCGTCAGCCCTGATAGCATGGTGGTGTTTTACGAGAACGAGCGGGGGAAGAGGATCTGCGAATATCTGCGGGTGAACGATGCCGGGCTGATCGTGCAGGGTTCGGCGAACCATTTGGCGCATTGA
- a CDS encoding DHCW motif cupin fold protein gives MKLPTSPFTVTDWSKVEATTHPGETGQALWRTLNIGDLRVRMVEYSPGYLADHWCDRGHVLYVLKGELDSELRDGRKFKLTAGMSYQVSDFGDAAHRSSTATGATLFIVD, from the coding sequence ATGAAGCTCCCCACCTCCCCGTTCACCGTCACCGACTGGAGCAAGGTCGAGGCGACCACGCATCCCGGCGAGACCGGGCAAGCGCTCTGGCGCACCCTCAACATCGGAGATCTCCGGGTGCGGATGGTCGAGTATTCGCCGGGCTATCTCGCCGACCATTGGTGCGACCGCGGTCACGTACTGTACGTGCTCAAGGGCGAGCTCGACTCGGAGTTGCGCGACGGGCGCAAGTTCAAGCTCACGGCGGGGATGAGCTACCAGGTCTCCGATTTCGGCGATGCCGCGCACCGGTCCTCGACGGCAACAGGAGCGACGCTCTTCATCGTCGATTGA
- a CDS encoding cold-shock protein — MAMGTVKWFNTQKGYGFIQPDDGQKDVFVHISAVERAGLSSLNEGQKVSFDIVADRRSGKSSADNLRVG, encoded by the coding sequence ATGGCTATGGGCACCGTGAAGTGGTTCAACACCCAAAAGGGTTATGGTTTCATCCAGCCGGACGACGGCCAGAAGGACGTTTTCGTCCACATCAGCGCTGTCGAGCGCGCTGGCCTCTCCTCCCTCAACGAGGGCCAGAAGGTCTCGTTCGACATCGTGGCCGACCGCCGCAGCGGCAAGTCGTCGGCTGACAATCTCCGCGTCGGCTAA
- a CDS encoding RsmB/NOP family class I SAM-dependent RNA methyltransferase: protein MTPAARLSAAIELIDIIEKDRVPAAKALKEWGTAHRFAGSGDRAAIAGLVWDVLRRYASSAYLMDADTARARLIGMLRLERDMDSATMAAMFDGSRFAPAPLTDAEQAALASRSLKDAPAAVVGDYPEWLDPHFAKVFGEDRAAEAAAMASRAPLDLRVNTLKSNRDKVLKALAHLHAKPAPWSATGLRIELSADARNPGIQAEEDFIKGGVEVQDEGSQLAAQFTAAKPGEQVIDLCAGAGGKTLALAALMQGKGRLIATDRDKRQLAPIHERLSRAGVHNADVRTPKGEADPLADIHASADLVVIDAPCTGTGTWRRNPDAKWRMRPGALEIRLRDQAEVLERAVPLVKPGGRIAYITCSVLSEENGEQVRAFVERHPEFAVVPPEQTASVLWDKAEAFAEAALQSPEGWLMTPRRTGTDGFFVAVLKKVS, encoded by the coding sequence ATGACTCCCGCTGCCCGGCTGTCCGCAGCCATCGAACTGATCGACATTATCGAGAAGGACCGCGTGCCCGCGGCCAAGGCGCTGAAGGAGTGGGGCACCGCGCACCGCTTCGCCGGCTCCGGCGACCGCGCCGCGATCGCCGGCCTCGTCTGGGACGTGCTGCGCCGCTACGCCTCGAGCGCGTACCTCATGGACGCCGACACCGCGCGTGCCAGGCTGATCGGCATGCTCCGGCTCGAGCGCGACATGGACTCGGCCACCATGGCCGCGATGTTCGACGGCAGCCGCTTTGCGCCGGCGCCGCTGACCGATGCCGAGCAGGCGGCGCTGGCCTCGCGCTCCCTCAAGGATGCCCCGGCTGCGGTCGTCGGCGACTATCCCGAGTGGCTCGACCCGCACTTCGCAAAAGTGTTCGGCGAGGATCGCGCCGCGGAGGCGGCCGCTATGGCGAGCCGGGCGCCGCTCGATTTGCGCGTCAACACGCTAAAATCCAACCGCGACAAGGTGCTGAAGGCGCTTGCTCATCTTCACGCGAAGCCTGCGCCGTGGTCGGCAACGGGTTTGCGCATCGAGCTTTCGGCCGATGCGCGCAATCCCGGCATCCAGGCGGAGGAGGATTTCATCAAGGGCGGCGTTGAAGTGCAGGATGAGGGATCGCAGCTTGCCGCCCAGTTCACCGCGGCAAAACCGGGCGAGCAGGTGATCGATCTCTGCGCCGGCGCCGGCGGCAAGACGCTGGCGCTCGCCGCCCTGATGCAGGGCAAGGGCCGCCTCATTGCCACGGATCGCGACAAGCGCCAGCTGGCGCCGATCCACGAGCGGCTGTCGCGCGCCGGCGTCCACAATGCCGACGTGCGCACGCCCAAGGGCGAGGCCGATCCGCTTGCCGACATCCACGCCAGCGCCGACCTCGTCGTGATCGACGCGCCTTGCACGGGAACTGGAACCTGGCGCCGCAACCCCGACGCCAAATGGCGCATGCGGCCGGGCGCGCTGGAGATTCGCCTGCGCGACCAGGCCGAGGTGCTGGAGCGTGCGGTTCCCCTGGTGAAGCCGGGCGGCCGCATCGCCTACATCACCTGCTCGGTGCTCTCGGAGGAGAACGGCGAGCAGGTGAGGGCGTTCGTGGAGCGCCATCCGGAGTTCGCGGTCGTTCCGCCAGAGCAGACCGCCAGCGTGCTCTGGGACAAGGCCGAGGCGTTTGCCGAGGCGGCGCTGCAATCTCCTGAGGGCTGGCTGATGACGCCGCGGCGGACCGGGACGGACGGGTTCTTCGTCGCGGTGCTGAAAAAGGTCTCGTAG
- a CDS encoding MAPEG family protein, translating to MSIQMVLLPVFVQVGLTFALLIGMVLARRRSLVSGETKIRDIALGEPNWPEGATQIANCYRNQFELPVLFYALIALALPLRHADLFIVLMSWVFVVARFAHAGVFVSSNDLGRRSSVWLAGVLVLLAMWIYFALKMLLLI from the coding sequence ATGTCCATTCAAATGGTCTTGCTGCCTGTCTTCGTGCAGGTTGGTCTCACCTTCGCGCTGCTGATCGGCATGGTACTGGCACGCCGGCGATCGCTGGTCTCGGGCGAGACCAAGATCCGCGACATTGCGCTGGGCGAGCCGAACTGGCCCGAGGGCGCCACACAAATCGCCAATTGCTACCGCAACCAGTTCGAGCTGCCGGTGCTGTTCTACGCGTTGATCGCGCTGGCGCTGCCGCTCCGGCATGCCGATCTCTTCATCGTGCTGATGTCCTGGGTGTTCGTGGTGGCGCGCTTTGCCCATGCTGGCGTTTTCGTCTCCTCGAATGATCTCGGCCGGCGCTCCTCCGTCTGGCTCGCCGGCGTGCTGGTGCTGCTCGCGATGTGGATCTATTTCGCGCTGAAGATGCTCCTGCTGATCTAG
- a CDS encoding acriflavin resistance protein, with amino-acid sequence MNTPFNQIAGLMAGSIASWGESADGQLGILMSALAGVATALAVALAMTVYFRLSYRTWRDVVRHGLATLAAIALVAFAAYDMRHAALAYLGLNPSKPAVEFEIRMPRETLTAVSDSQIELHTDRNQTLALVDGVRDLTDGRAVLRGAVALNHRTADRVLVVNLPGQGIFEFRLRLPAEPHRSAEFGPWHLVDSVASAVAGSLAPQDAYTIRYRVL; translated from the coding sequence ATGAATACCCCGTTCAACCAGATCGCCGGCTTGATGGCCGGCTCGATCGCCTCCTGGGGCGAATCCGCTGACGGCCAGCTCGGCATCCTGATGTCGGCGCTGGCCGGTGTCGCCACGGCGCTTGCGGTTGCGCTGGCGATGACGGTGTACTTCCGCCTCTCCTACCGGACCTGGCGCGACGTCGTCAGGCACGGCCTGGCGACGCTCGCCGCCATCGCTCTCGTCGCCTTTGCCGCCTACGACATGCGGCACGCCGCGCTGGCCTATCTCGGCCTCAACCCGTCAAAGCCCGCGGTCGAGTTCGAGATCCGGATGCCCCGGGAGACGCTGACGGCGGTATCCGACAGCCAGATCGAGCTGCACACCGACCGCAACCAGACGCTGGCGCTGGTCGACGGCGTGCGCGACCTCACCGATGGACGCGCGGTGCTGCGCGGCGCGGTCGCGCTCAACCACCGCACGGCCGACCGCGTGCTCGTCGTGAACCTGCCCGGCCAAGGTATCTTCGAATTCCGCCTCCGCCTGCCCGCCGAGCCGCATCGCTCTGCAGAATTTGGCCCCTGGCACCTCGTCGACAGCGTCGCCTCCGCGGTCGCCGGCAGCCTCGCTCCGCAGGACGCCTACACGATCCGCTACCGCGTGCTCTGA